The genomic DNA TCCACAGAGTCCACCACGAACACCAGCACGTGGGCTTGGCTCAGGTAGCAGGGCCAGTACGCTCTCAGGTTCTGGCTGCCCCCCACTGCAGGAGAGGGGCAGGATCAGGCATCGGCATGGGGGCGAGCAGGGCTGCCATCTCCCTGTAGCACCCCGAGGAACCAGAGCTCCCACCGCCCAGGATGCTCCTGCTGCCCAGGTtgctctgcacccccagcccagtgCTGGGGGATATGGAACACCCTCCAGGCCATGCAGGCTCAGCTCTGGGGGACACATTGGGGCCAGGCCAGCCTtaccctccagcaggtccatcTCCAGCCCCCCGACATATAGCTGGGCAGAGTTGAAGCCGTGGGTGGGTGCGATGTGCTCCCTGGCCGTCTGACTGCAGATGTAGTGCAGGACGCTGCTCTTCCCTGCCCcatccagccccagcaccagcacctgccgCCAGTCCAGCTGTGGGGGTAGAGGGGGGTGCAGGGTGCGTGTGGGCTGGTCCCAGGACCCGTAGCCCCTTGCTCAGGCAGCTGGTTGAGTTTGAGGGAAAGACCCGGAGCAAggtgccctgccagcccccgtCTCCAGCCTGGTGGGTTCCAGAGGTGGTTTAGAGCGGGGACCCTTTCCCCAGCAGGATGAGCTGCAGGAGGGTCCCCAAGGGCTGTCATCCCGTGGAATATCGCTGGGGGGGATCCTGGTGAGAGATCCCGGGGGACCCAGACCCCCCCGCTCCTTTCTCCAGCCCCACGTGCTCACAGGGATCCTGCTGGTGATGCAGAGCTTTCTCCAGCCTGGTGACCGCGGGGGTGAttccctcccagcccctccGCCAGCTTGACCGTCTCTGGTGCGCGAGGAACCCGAAGGGATCACGACCCCCTGGCCCGTCCGTGCCCGGTTGGTCTCAGGGAGATCCCGGTAAGGGGATCCTGGTATAGGGGATGCCGGGGAGATCCCGACCGTGTGCCCTTCCCACCCCGCGATGGTCTCAGCCGCGGTCCCGCTCCTACCGCGTCGCCGGCGGGGGCTCGGTCCCACAGCTCCCGCAGCTCCCGCTCCCACCAGCCGCTCCAgtcggtgccggtgccggtgcgGAAGTAGATCTTCCAGGCGATGAAGAGGAGGGAACCGAGGGCGGCCACGGCGGCCCCCAGGGTCAGCGTCAGGTTCCGGAGCGCGCCGGCCAGAGCCATGCGGCACCggcagcggcagcggcagcggcaCCAGCGGCACCGGCAACGCGCGGCCGCGGGGGCGTACCCCCCCGCCAGTTGCGCCCGCGGGCGCCGCGCCAGCACAAGCTGTGCCCACCCCTGACGTCACCGCCGCACTTAAAGGGGCCGCTCCGACCGCGAGTGGGAGGGACAGAGAAATgaggagagagatggaaaacTAGTGGGGAGAAGATGGGACGACGGCGAGAGGGAGGGCGGTAGCAGGGCCTCCCCAGCCAGGGCGCTGACACGTGAGCCGACTCCAGGCCAGACACCCAACCAGGCACCCGGCACAGCGGGCGCCCACGGGTTGTGCCTGCTGCTCACGGGACTAGTTTGTCCTGGCAATCCCTCCCGGGTGGCGCAAAGCGTCCCTGCCCGGCGCCAGGCTCCCTGGAGTGCCTGTGCCCGCGGGTGGGCTGGGTACCCCTCCGGGAGGTCAACACATtttgctggcagagctggtgcaCGGTCTGGCAGGGGCAGGCGGTGGGTGTGCCGGGGCAAGCAGAGGCAGGCAGCACCCCCATGGCAGGAGGGCCCCACGCCGGTGAGGTCTGGGAGGGACCGGGTCTGTCCCAAAACCGCCGCCCGGAGCTCCCGCTCTGCCCTCTGCTCCACACCTGTCAGGGACTCGCCCGGACACGCCCCCTCCACGGGACCACGCCCCCCTATACGAAACCACGCCCCTCCGCGAAAAACACGCCCCACCATCAAGCCTCGCCAACCCGCTTGTCCCCGCCCCGCATGGCCAGGACTACATCTCCCAGCGTGCCCCGCGCGCTGCCGGCCGCTCTCGCGGGACCTGCGCGCCCATAAGGGCTCTCCCGAGGGGGCGGTGGCCTTCGCGCTTTCCTTCCGGCGGCGGCGTCTGTCGTCCTGGGGCTCCGCCGGTCGGTGTCCCGGAGGCTCCGCCATGGCGCCGTCCGGCCCGCCGGTAGCCAGCCCGCTGCCCCGCACTGAGCACCACTAGCCTCAGCCGAGCCCCTCCGCCGCCGCCATGAGCTCCCGGCAGCCGGACGCTCCCGGTAAGGCCTCACCCGCCCCCGCTCTCCCCACCGGCCCGGGTAGGCCGCGGCGCTGAGCGCGGCCCTGTCTGTTGGCAGCTCTGGAGCAGGGCGGCGGGGCCCGTCCCGGCAAGATGTCGCTGCCCCTCGGCGTGCCGCGGCGGGCCTTCAGCTACGACGAGGGCCTGGAGGACACGGCGCCCATGACGCCGCCGCCCGCCGACCTGTGCGCCAGCGTCCTCTGGAAGCAGCCGGTCATCCCCGAGCGCAAGTACCAGGAGCTCTCGAAGGTAACGGGCCGGCCGGTGGCCGTGGCGGCCCGGGCACGGGAGTgtctgctgtgtgccagccctcctgcctggccGGGGCACGGTGCTGGGCGAGGGGCCCAGCAGAGACCGGCCCCTCGGGCCCTGGGAACCCTCGAGAGGTGCTGGGACAAGGGACCAGCTTTGCTACCTGGTCCTGTCATGGGAACACTGCGTTATGGCTGAGATAGGCGTGTCCTGGGAGTCTCCTCACTTATGGGAGGCATTTATATGTTAAAAGGTGTAAGCTGTAACCAGGTGTAATGAAGCCAGGGCAAAAGGGTGGGTTTAATTTGGCTGTAAATTGtttactatgagggtggtgagacactggaacaggctgtccagagaagctgtggatgccccatccctgcaagtGTTCAAAGTCAGGTAGGAcaaggctttgagcaacctgatctagcggaagatgtccctgccggCATCAGGCAACCTGGACTATGtggcctttgaaggtctcttccaacacaaactgttctgtgaaatGACTATGGGGGGATGCTTTGAGTGCAGAGTCAGCTCTTTTAAATGTAAAGGCTCTTTTCCAAGTTTAAAGTGAAGTGTTGTTGAATGGAATTAAATAACTGTGCATGGCTTAGAGCTTAACCTCTGGTTTTCACctcattctgttttaaaattgttCTTGTAGAAGAAAACCTGAAGTTGTGTTTTGGCACAAAAAGCATTCTCTCCAGTTAGGGAACGGTATATCCTGTGTTATGAGGAAGTCTGTATTTCACAggatttcttgttttctatCATTCATTAGCTTTTCTGTGTTACTAGGGCCTTGCGATCAACGGTAGAGCTGTGAGCATTAGATAAACtgagcaagaaactgaaaatataagGGATGTGTGGGAAAACAATATCTAAACATGAGCCACTAATTTGTGTGACTGCTGGTCTGTGAATATCTGAGCTATCTGTGGGAGGGCGCTCCTGCTCAATTGACCTTGAAGTCCAGTTTGCAGTTGTGTCCAATTTGCAGATatgatctgttttctttcctgttgacCTTTTTGTACTGAGACTAATAACTTGTTGGCTCTGAGCTCAGTGTGTTTTAAATGTTGGATGAACATTGCTCGTTCATTGCTGTGAATTATAAGGTTCAAGCTCTAAACATTCCTGGGCTGTGGTGGGAACAGCAAATAGGTTTCTTCCCTGGGATGAAGGCAAGCTGCTAGTGCTCGAGTCATTAGAGATGTGCCCAGCAAGATGCTGAGATACTTACTCTTGGTAAACTGTACCTTGCTTCTTCCCCACAGATTGAGGAAGGGGATGCTGGCGTGAAGGCACCTGTAATGACTCCTTCATCGTCCACCGAAAGTGTCAACAAGGTACCCGTGGTGAAGGCCAAGGCCACTCATATCATCATGAACTCTCTCATTACAAGTAAGAACTCTTTGTTCTAACAGGGTGTGGGCACATGGGTGTGCTCTGGCTTGGTAATGTCTCCAGGTAACTACCAGAGTTTTGGCACAGCTTGTGGTGTTCAGACCCACTGTGCTCTTGAACTAGATGTGTGTTTTTTGGAGGACACTCCTGGAGGGAAGTGAGAGCCAGGGAACATGCCACATGTCCTGCCTCTGTATTTGCAGGTGCTGGAGGTGGGTGATGAGGGGAAGTGCAGGGTGTCTTATCTGCTGATGggcactgcagcccaggctgccttgTTGCTGGATTGCggaggtggctgctgctgctactcTGCTTATTAACTTGCTCTTTCTGAATGACAGGTAAAGCTCTAAAATTAACCAGAGTGGTGTGGAGAGCTGACATATGGTGCTAGTGGAGCACTTGCTGGCATTTATGTTaatagcagcagcagctgtcttgCTAACtgtaacactttaaaaaaaaaacccacctcatAAATCATGATGCTTTAAAATTGAATTGGGTCAGTAATGTTTGCATTGGGGCCATCCCCATTTACAGCAAGAGGAATTATTTATATGTTAATCTGcccctgctgcctcctcctttAGCAGCTGAGAGCTGAGCTTTACTTTCCTCCAAGCAGCGCTTGCAAAGACTTCTAGATTTTCAGACCAGCATTTTGGAGTAGctttatatttgcatttatttctgtgttggcTCAAAAATAACCAGCACATCAGAAAACAATGTGCAAGAGTATAGACttcctgctggaaagcagctcctgtTCTAGACTAATCATGAAATCCTAATGTAATCGAAACCTAAAAGTGTTCTTGTGCAGTAAGAAGTCAGGAGCTCCAGCCTACACCCCCCAGGAAAACCATTCAGTCACAAGTTGGAAATAAGCAAAGGTCCTCTATTTATACAGTACAGTATCCCTGCAAATAACTTTAACATGGGAAGTGTTATCTGTTTCAAATAAGACAATGGACTTTTCCAGTAATATTTTTGTGCTCTGActccttttggcttttttctgaATTCCACTAGGGAGTTAATCTTATGCTGGTAGTGGGGGGCAGAAAAGTGCTcatgtttttcagaagtgaaGTTGATATCAGTGTATTAGATGCTGGCTCTGTATTTGGCTGAAATATTGGCTgaaaaatttgttttattttactgaatatGGAATCTTTAATTTTGCTGCCTCTATCAACTCATCACAACACGTAGGTATGAATGATGAGAAAAGGGTCTTACATTCAGTTGCTTAAGTTGCCTTTGTGTGCTGGAACTGTTTGTGgtggcatttctgtgtgaatGTGTGTTCTTGTCTATTCCAGAGCAGACTCAGGAGAGCATCCAGCGCtttgagcagcaggcagggctgagaGAGGCTGGCTACACTCCCCACAAAGGCCTCACTACTGAGGAGACCAAGTACCACCGCGTGGCTGAGGCAGTCCATGTAAGGCTTGTTTTGTCTTGGCTTTCTCTGTGTAGGTTGTGTACCAGTTTAACACCAGTCTGGTGATATAACTCTGGGAGCATGTTGCTTGGACTCTCTTTAAACAGTTTACTCTGGAGGCATTtgttaggttggtgcaaaagtaatggTGTTTTTGGACCATGAATTTTACATCATTGTAACTGGGCTCagacacatctttattaatcaaaatggGAACCACTACAGTCAATACATTTTTGTCAATCAGaagtgtgtttgtttatttctgtagtGTAAAGGTCTGTGCTTTAGGATTTGATGAACTCTTCAGAATCATTTTCTGtgtcctgctggttgtggaagcattttcaATCATCTCAACAACTTTTTGGAGGGAAGTAGTCGTAGTTGGTTGgcaagaggtcaggtgaatatggcagatgaggcaaaactctGTAGCCCAATTTGTTCCACTTCTGAAGCGTTGTTGTGTGATGTGCAGTTGGGTGTTGTTGTGGAGAGGAATTAGGCCCCTTCTGCTGACCGGTGCCAGCTGCAGGTTTTGTAGTTTTTTCAGTTCATCTCGTTGATTTGCTGAGCAGAGTTCTCAGATGTAATGGTTTCTCTGGGATCACTACAAGAGTCTAGTTTCTTCTTGTACCTTTGAATGGTGCCCTGATTTGTTGTGACTGTTTGTCCCAAGAGTACTTGTAAACAGTGCATTTCTGATCTGGAAGTTAGCAGATGAAATTTGGCTTGTCTTATTACTGGAAATAAAGACAGAGGTCTTTCTGATGAGCTCAGTTGCCCACAGTGATCTTGCAGATGGAGTTTCATAGTGAGCTCCTCAGCTGTACTCCCACAAGGTCAGAGTTTCAGGAGCAGTGTTGGTGAATAGCGTCAGTGGGGCTTGGATTGCCCCAGGAAACTTTCCGAGAACATGCCTGTGTGTTGCTGTTTGAACTATAACTGCCCTTCGGGTGACTTTTTCGAAGTTCAGTTTGTACTGTCACACTTGTAATAACCTGGTTCACTCACACCCAGTTCCTGTTTTCCTTAGGACCAGCTGAACTCTTCAaatgcagtttttttttttctggagcagtgtttccttccttttatgaGTTACTTTTCATGGTCTAGTACTTAGACCTTGTACCCTCTGTATGAGGTCTGGTCTCACCTTCGTTAGAGAACTTGTGGGACTGAGAGCTTTGCTCTGAAAAgcgctgcagacaaatgtttgcTGTGGCATTTCCACTGGTTGCCAGGGAGCCAAACTGATGTGTGAGCTCACTCTGCAACATCTGCTACCTCCCTATGGCTGCTGGGATTGAAGTTCATTACTGTTGGACAGTGACTGTGAATTGCAGAGTGAGCAGCAGGTGTTATTTTTACTTCCTCTAGCCTGGAGGATGCATCTTATGCATCTTGAGCATGGTGGGCTTCCAAAATGCTTATATCTGATGTGGAAAGAAGCTTAAGGGGTGTATGCAAGTATTGTAGTACTGGGTTTAGCTTTAGGTGAAGTGACACTTAAATCCTTTATCACCTGTGATAACATGAATTGTACAGCTTTGACAGGAAAAGTGGCTGTTTGTTCCTTATGTCTCATATTTAAGCTCTGttgcttctgtgtttctctTGCCTCTCCTAACAGAAGCTAAAAATGCAGAGTGGAGAGATGACAAAAGATGACAAACAGACTTCTTCTGCTCAGTCCACTCCAAGCAGCACTCCCTACTCCTCTCCCAAGCATAAAACCAGGTACTCTGTTCCTGGcagactgctgctgctttcGGTTTCCTACAGGCTGCTGAGGTGGGAGCTGCTACAAATAACCTTACCCAGCGAGGGAATATCTAAGGGGTGTAATTCAGAGCCTGCTGTGGCTGTGTTGGATAGATCCAAATATTGAAAGTTTGTAGAACTTGAGTGTATGTATCTTCATCCTGGGTGGTAACAAAcctattaatataatttaaattgCCCCTGATAACTACATAAAGTTCCTGGCACAGTGGAGTCActtgaagtatttatttatatacatctcaattatatttatgtatgtctctatttttttctaggGGTTGGTTTAGTCAGGGATCCTCTGCTTCTATCACGGGCCCAGACCTTGCCATGGAAGGCAGTGGGGACAAATTGCCATCTGAGAGATGGAGCTTTTTTGGACCCAAGGCCATCCAGAAATCCACAAACGATCCAGGTATGTAATCTAAAATCTCCTGCCCTGCTAAAGCTGGAGAATTGTCACACAATGAACTTGGTAGCTGTTTCTGGAGCCTTAtcctctttgccttgttacTTTCTAGGACCACCTTGTGAATGTGTGCTATTTGTATAATTTCTGTGCCTAAATATAAAGCAGTTGGGTAAGCCTATGCTGAGGgtatgaaagcagaaataacttGCACTGAGCTGCAGTGGAAGGGCAGGGTGTGGGGTGacagatattttttctcttttctctgctgTCTGGCAGAACCAGAACTGCAAGAGTCAGCATTGATGTGGAATAGACTTAAGATGCGCAAAGCTGCGGTGTCTTGCTTTCTGCAGTGTCGGGCAtcagtgctgctgcttgttCCTGGCAGCAGTGGAAAAAGGACTTGGCTAGTTTTCCTGGCTCTTGCttgacatgattttttttttcatcaggaGGTTTTACCATCCAATCCTATAAGGGTGCCCAAAAGCCATCCCCAATGGAGCTGATGCGTGCTCAGGCTACTAGGATGCCAGAGGATCCAGTCACCTTCAAACCACCCAAAATGGACATTCCGGTCACAGAAGGGAGGAAACAATCTCCACGTTCCCACAATATCAAACCTCGGGATCTGAACGTGCTCACTCCCACTGGGTTCtaggaaaaatgtttctggGGTCGTAGCTAGACCCCCAGCTAACCCTCAGCAGGCCAGAGGGTGTCTTAGGCTCTGCTTTCCTGTTGTGCTGCAGTAAAATAGGGAAGTCTCCCTTCCAGCTCTTCATCTCAGAAAAAGTTGTGACTGTCCTCCTGAAGCCAGTCTTGGAAAAGCTCCTGCACTAGTACTAAACCAATGTAAATCATCCTCTGTCATGTTGCACCAGTTTGGTCTGCTGGGTTGCACCAGATGTGCTTCCCAGTGCCCTGCACCACAGTAAAACCTTGAACCATGTTTTGTGGGACAGACCTGCATGTGGTGTGCGAGCAGGCTGGCTTGGCTGTGTTCTGATTGTCTTGTCCTGCTCAGTGCTGAAGTACCCTCAGGAGCACCATGGTTTTGTTTGGCAGGTACAGAACACCAGTGGAATATGATGAAAACAAGATGAGACTAAAAACTGGGCCATTAACTGCCAGAAAGGAAGTTGCTCTGGGAATGTGGTGGGTTGGTTTTAAATGGGGCAACCCCTTATGATCCAATTCAACACCTGGAACTGCTTTTGCCCttggatatttattttttttagaggaAAAGTGGAGCAGTAACCATTCTAAGATGCTCTTAATAGGCAGGGAGCAGAATCTAATGTGGCTTGGCAGTAATGAGGGAGAATTGCTTCTTTTCCAACTCATGTGCCTCCAAAAAGGTAGAAATGACCAGAGTTGGTGTGGCTTGAACCAAGTaatcttcctctcttctttcttcaaaacAACACTGTCCTACCTTCTGCTAGACAACAGACTCGGATGTTCTGGCACTCTGGGTGCtgcttggtatttttttcctctttctagcATTTTATGAGTTACATAGAAATGTATTAGACACCAGGGGCACTTCTCAAATagggtggttttgtttcatcAGCATTAAACGCATTTTCCAGGGCTGCAGAAGGACTGAGGGCAGATCAAGGCTAAACATTCCTCCCTGCTGTGACACAGCTCTATGTAATATTTTGGCCAGTTACTGGGAACAGCTAACATTTGCTTTCATGAGAAGTGGAAGAACTCCTGGCTGTCATTAATCCCTTAAGCATTATTGGCAGTGTTGCTCTGTCATCTTCACCTCTCCTGTGACAGACAGGACAGAGAGGTCTCGTCTTGATCTCATGGTTGCATTGtggagctccctcagcctttccatAGTGAtgaggtggcagcagctgccttgtGTCTGGTACTGGAAGCTTCTCTGTTGCCAGGACATTATACAGAGGTT from Columba livia isolate bColLiv1 breed racing homer chromosome 14, bColLiv1.pat.W.v2, whole genome shotgun sequence includes the following:
- the ARL10 gene encoding ADP-ribosylation factor-like protein 10 isoform X2 encodes the protein MALAGALRNLTLTLGAAVAALGSLLFIAWKIYFRTGTGTDWSGWWERELRELWDRAPAGDALDWRQVLVLGLDGAGKSSVLHYICSQTAREHIAPTHGFNSAQLYVGGLEMDLLEVGGSQNLRAYWPCYLSQAHVLVFVVDSVDRSRLLTVRQELHALLAAEPRLPLVVLANKQDKSDALSVAELKEELALHTLSGQRELFLLPTSATWASLSSATSVLHVKSLLVTLLSQP
- the ARL10 gene encoding ADP-ribosylation factor-like protein 10 isoform X1 — translated: MALAGALRNLTLTLGAAVAALGSLLFIAWKIYFRTGTGTDWSGWWERELRELWDRAPAGDAAGDGGWQGTLLRVFPSNSTSCLSKGLRVLGPAHTHPAPPSTPTAGLAAGAGAGAGWGREEQRPALHLQSDGQGAHRTHPRLQLCPAICRGAGDGPAGGGGQPEPESVLALLPEPSPRAGVRGGLCGQVPPADSAPGAACTAGCRAPAAPGCPGQQAGQERCPERGRAEGGAGPAHTQRAAGALPPAHQRDLGQPELCHQCPPCEESAGHPAFPALRLYGGQTGSHPQHGSSLGSTALGRRWPSRRPGAQTHW
- the KIAA1191 gene encoding putative monooxygenase p33MONOX isoform X1: MSSRQPDAPALEQGGGARPGKMSLPLGVPRRAFSYDEGLEDTAPMTPPPADLCASVLWKQPVIPERKYQELSKIEEGDAGVKAPVMTPSSSTESVNKVPVVKAKATHIIMNSLITKQTQESIQRFEQQAGLREAGYTPHKGLTTEETKYHRVAEAVHKLKMQSGEMTKDDKQTSSAQSTPSSTPYSSPKHKTRGWFSQGSSASITGPDLAMEGSGDKLPSERWSFFGPKAIQKSTNDPGGFTIQSYKGAQKPSPMELMRAQATRMPEDPVTFKPPKMDIPVTEGRKQSPRSHNIKPRDLNVLTPTGF
- the KIAA1191 gene encoding putative monooxygenase p33MONOX isoform X2; this translates as MTPSSSTESVNKVPVVKAKATHIIMNSLITKQTQESIQRFEQQAGLREAGYTPHKGLTTEETKYHRVAEAVHKLKMQSGEMTKDDKQTSSAQSTPSSTPYSSPKHKTRGWFSQGSSASITGPDLAMEGSGDKLPSERWSFFGPKAIQKSTNDPGGFTIQSYKGAQKPSPMELMRAQATRMPEDPVTFKPPKMDIPVTEGRKQSPRSHNIKPRDLNVLTPTGF